One window of the uncultured Methanobrevibacter sp. genome contains the following:
- a CDS encoding zinc ribbon domain-containing protein, whose product MGFFDKNDLSKEERERQEIKRILEEYDIFKGVEVEVILPEKQLKTSGSSGAKKGVATLAFGIIGWAATSGTSQNEENRIITTILQVVDKGIVFKNGAIDGCDIRIPYEDIVSAEYMEDNKKRSMGVLTLLGNKKIFFIPTFGSYRGEYVINHCIDILNERISGVLYEEEGWGLKIDFNQVKNLDAQRKKDNLQRLEKMCENGLITEEKFLKLKEIVEDDVNDLKQCKNCGNELAKDSKFCDECGTKVE is encoded by the coding sequence ATGGGGTTTTTTGATAAAAATGACTTAAGTAAGGAAGAAAGGGAAAGGCAGGAAATTAAAAGAATATTGGAAGAATATGATATATTTAAAGGAGTTGAAGTTGAAGTAATTCTTCCTGAAAAACAATTAAAAACATCCGGGAGTAGTGGAGCGAAAAAAGGGGTTGCTACACTAGCTTTTGGTATAATAGGATGGGCTGCAACAAGTGGAACAAGTCAAAATGAAGAAAACAGGATAATTACAACAATTTTGCAAGTTGTTGATAAAGGTATTGTTTTTAAAAATGGGGCTATTGATGGATGTGATATAAGAATTCCTTATGAAGATATTGTCTCTGCAGAATATATGGAAGATAATAAAAAGAGGTCCATGGGAGTACTTACATTATTGGGCAATAAAAAAATATTTTTTATCCCAACTTTTGGAAGTTATAGGGGAGAATATGTTATAAATCATTGCATTGATATTTTAAATGAGCGTATTTCCGGTGTACTTTATGAAGAAGAGGGGTGGGGATTGAAAATTGATTTTAATCAAGTAAAAAATTTGGATGCTCAAAGAAAAAAAGATAATTTGCAACGTCTTGAAAAGATGTGTGAAAATGGATTAATTACTGAAGAAAAATTTTTAAAATTGAAAGAAATTGTTGAAGATGATGTAAATGATTTAAAACAGTGCAAAAACTGTGGAAATGAATTGGCAAAAGACTCTAAATTCTGTGATGAATGTGGAACAAAAGTTGAATAA
- a CDS encoding endonuclease/exonuclease/phosphatase family protein → MKIVTWNSNGYFSERFPAILEEDADIYVIQECENPLTIDSQEYNEFASNYYWVGHNQSYGLGIFAKDNIKLDLVDLDDKGLRYFIPVRVNDDFNLLGVWTNPNIEGRKEIYYPKEITRYYEEHKNSGFFNEEMIICGDFNCDVRLVNKQHGKNVYEMIEKLSEKGLVDTYHYFTGEQQGKESIPTFYWRRNLNSPFHLDHVFAAPDKVKDLQIGDADKWIGISDHMPIVFEIPE, encoded by the coding sequence ATGAAAATAGTTACTTGGAATTCTAATGGTTACTTTAGTGAAAGATTTCCAGCTATTCTTGAAGAGGATGCAGATATATATGTAATACAGGAATGTGAAAATCCATTGACAATAGATTCGCAAGAGTATAATGAATTTGCTTCCAATTATTATTGGGTGGGTCATAATCAGAGTTATGGTCTAGGGATATTTGCCAAAGATAATATAAAATTAGATTTAGTGGATTTGGATGATAAAGGACTTAGATATTTCATTCCTGTTAGGGTTAATGATGATTTTAATCTTTTAGGTGTTTGGACTAATCCTAACATTGAAGGACGCAAGGAAATTTATTATCCTAAAGAGATTACCAGATATTATGAAGAACACAAAAATTCAGGGTTTTTCAATGAAGAGATGATTATCTGTGGAGATTTTAATTGCGATGTAAGATTAGTTAACAAACAGCATGGAAAGAATGTTTATGAGATGATAGAAAAATTATCTGAAAAAGGGCTTGTTGATACATATCATTATTTTACTGGAGAACAACAAGGAAAAGAATCAATACCTACATTTTATTGGCGTAGAAATTTAAACAGTCCTTTTCACTTGGATCACGTATTTGCAGCACCAGATAAAGTTAAAGATTTACAAATTGGAGATGCCGATAAATGGATAGGGATAAGTGACCATATGCCGATTGTTTTTGAAATTCCGGAGTAA
- a CDS encoding exodeoxyribonuclease III, which produces MKIISWNVNGINKRLNDVKELIEQQNPDIICIQEVRTSDIPEIENYTLYGYPSSEPGKYGTAVYTKVETLSVRKGFGDKEFDAEGRVIRMEFENFYLYNVYCPSGSSSPERLDRKFRFYDGFTEYVYKSNKPSIICGDFNRISAEIDAKNPKNIKGKSGFLPEEQEWFKEILTKYVDAFRKFNTDGDNFTWWPNRKGFREANKGYRFDYFLVSNTFEATLTDSYILKDQMGSDHAPIVLELNSCPVCGIVNDSENEFCGYCGIKLIETEDEEEEICEDKLKIPKDKIILLDLNYTLIANSKEIKWLPMVEKIKSQKYETDLISLIKDNYVILITASPYRRSYAILRDLKEKTGFEPDETFWNFGNRQPHVLKKYWMENEVMPQHGDDGDRYLAIESNPATRSMYKKLGIEARPKGDFI; this is translated from the coding sequence ATGAAAATTATTTCCTGGAATGTTAATGGCATTAATAAACGATTAAATGATGTTAAAGAACTTATTGAACAACAAAACCCTGATATAATATGTATTCAGGAAGTAAGGACTTCTGATATTCCTGAAATTGAAAATTACACACTTTATGGTTATCCGTCATCTGAACCGGGTAAATATGGAACAGCGGTTTATACAAAGGTCGAAACACTTTCCGTCAGGAAAGGTTTTGGCGATAAGGAGTTTGACGCTGAAGGAAGAGTAATCAGAATGGAGTTTGAAAACTTTTATCTGTATAATGTTTACTGTCCATCAGGTTCCAGTTCACCTGAAAGACTGGATCGCAAATTCAGATTCTATGATGGGTTCACAGAATACGTTTACAAATCAAACAAGCCATCAATAATCTGTGGAGACTTCAATAGGATATCTGCTGAGATTGATGCTAAAAATCCTAAAAATATAAAAGGCAAATCAGGATTCCTTCCAGAAGAGCAGGAATGGTTTAAGGAAATATTGACAAAATATGTTGATGCATTCAGAAAGTTCAATACAGATGGGGACAATTTCACATGGTGGCCAAACCGAAAAGGCTTCAGGGAAGCTAATAAGGGATACAGATTTGACTACTTCCTTGTATCCAACACTTTTGAGGCTACATTGACAGATTCATACATCCTAAAAGACCAAATGGGTTCAGACCATGCACCAATCGTATTGGAATTAAATTCCTGTCCTGTATGTGGAATAGTAAACGATAGCGAAAATGAATTCTGCGGGTACTGTGGAATTAAATTAATAGAAACTGAAGATGAAGAGGAAGAAATTTGTGAGGATAAATTAAAAATTCCTAAAGACAAGATAATTCTTTTGGATTTAAATTATACTTTAATAGCCAACTCCAAGGAAATAAAATGGTTGCCAATGGTTGAAAAAATCAAATCCCAAAAATATGAAACGGATTTAATCAGTTTAATTAAAGATAATTATGTTATTTTAATAACAGCTAGTCCTTACAGAAGGTCTTATGCAATTCTTAGGGACCTTAAAGAGAAAACCGGATTTGAGCCGGATGAAACATTTTGGAATTTTGGAAATCGCCAACCCCATGTATTGAAGAAATACTGGATGGAAAATGAGGTAATGCCTCAACACGGAGATGATGGAGATAGATATTTGGCTATTGAATCAAATCCTGCAACCAGAAGCATGTATAAGAAATTGGGAATTGAAGCAAGACCAAAAGGAGATTTTATTTAA
- a CDS encoding SseB family protein encodes MQESYVTNNHLRTVFNDIGDYLEKGQEPPEDLFLEFIGELRVSNLLIPGIIEGDELISENLTNDAGETVIPLYTDDEEYVKDKGLDSEYDPVPNDIRYYVDLINENNFNGIIINLASEGFFIPSDLLNNLSLGPTFSINDNFRGYESDQLKNIAENTSNDSLVNFIRNPSNDNNFDDLMMELTKSTLLNVIVDEENLEDYSNNGIIFREDVGGFEVCNTGNDEENFGILFTSKNAILNTMDYNSEFYYYYQITILSEFFDYVLRSDMGGVVINPGLDDYFIPRGFLLTFSNVMDNPSFKQALDYAFLLK; translated from the coding sequence ATGCAAGAATCATATGTGACCAACAATCACTTAAGAACTGTATTTAATGACATTGGAGACTATTTGGAAAAAGGTCAGGAACCTCCAGAAGATTTATTCCTTGAATTTATCGGAGAATTGAGAGTATCCAATTTATTAATTCCAGGCATAATTGAAGGAGATGAATTAATATCAGAAAATTTAACAAATGATGCTGGTGAGACAGTTATTCCATTATACACTGATGATGAGGAATATGTTAAAGATAAAGGTTTAGATTCTGAATATGACCCCGTCCCTAATGACATCCGGTATTATGTTGATTTAATCAATGAAAATAATTTTAATGGAATTATAATCAATTTAGCCAGTGAGGGTTTCTTCATACCATCTGATTTATTAAATAATTTATCATTAGGCCCAACATTTTCAATCAACGATAATTTTAGAGGATACGAATCAGATCAATTAAAAAATATTGCTGAAAATACATCAAATGATTCTTTAGTCAATTTTATCAGAAATCCCAGCAATGACAATAACTTTGATGATTTAATGATGGAATTAACAAAATCCACATTACTCAATGTTATTGTTGATGAAGAAAATCTGGAAGATTATTCTAATAATGGAATAATATTCAGAGAAGATGTTGGAGGATTTGAAGTCTGTAATACCGGAAATGATGAAGAAAACTTTGGAATATTATTCACAAGCAAAAATGCTATTTTAAACACAATGGATTATAATTCAGAATTTTATTATTATTATCAAATTACCATACTTTCTGAATTCTTTGATTATGTGTTAAGAAGTGACATGGGAGGAGTTGTAATTAATCCGGGATTAGATGATTATTTCATCCCAAGAGGGTTCTTATTAACATTTTCAAATGTTATGGACAACCCTAGTTTCAAACAAGCCCTGGATTATGCATTTTTATTGAAATAA